TGCGACAGAGAACCAAACATCTGAACCAGCtggcagagagacacaaaagactGTAAACAACAGTGAATAGTTTGTCATATTAAAACTTATTAAAAGTAGCTGAGGGGTGGGTGGGGAATTGAGGAATGGGATCGGGCAGGGGGAAAGGACTGGTGTGTGGAGAGTTACTTAAAAACAGGCAGTAGCAGGCTCAATACTGCTAactgaaagaaagagagaaagagacagagagagagtagGAGAACATTAGCTTAATTGTGTCTAATTGCAGCAGGGATACAGGGGACAGTGCAGTCGTTCCTCTAAGCAAGGCCATGCTCTGCTCAAGCCACCTTTCCCATGCTGAAACCACAGGGAcatatttgtatcatttttgtttatgttgtaTTGTGTGTATGACCAGAAGGACAGAGAACGAGACAAAGATAGAGACAGAAAAATTAGATCAAGATTATCCTTGATTAAAAACAGCACATCTCAAGATAGAAGATGTTAACAAACCACATCACAATCCTAaactttaaagcaaaaaaaatctgagctcTATAGCCCTAAACCATATAAAAGTGGACTCTTAAACATCTCCTCTGAAGCCAAAAACAAATCCATCTCAAACACCGGTCTTAAGCCTGCAGCCCTGTGGGTGTGGGCTACAGTTCACAGAGCTTATAGCACCTGAGCACCGGGCCTGTACCTTGTACTTGCGGAAGGCAGTTTGGACTAGGCGGGCAGCCTCATACAGCTCTCTCTGCTCTGGATCTGACAGAGTCAGCTGGGCCAGGTCTCGCTCCACCTTGCTGTTGGAGGCATTGATGAACTCACTCCAGTCAGCTGGGGAAGGGAGCGTTGACCTTTCAAGAGGGCCCTCTCTCAGCGGAGACGCCCCAGGGCTCAAGCTGGGGTTGGATGATGGGGTCAGGGGTTCATTATACAGAGACCTGAGGAGAGATGATGGCATATGTCGAGGTagtcattatttaaaaggacAGATATAGTGGATGTAGGAATCAAATTCTAAtccaaaagaaaatattattttttacttgtCTTCATGCCAGAGTCTATAAtatataaatcattttaagaagtgattttatCACTCTTTTGCTTTTAGTTTGCTTCTTTGAATCACTGCAACATTTGCTGAAATAACACGATTACAGACAGTAAGAAAACTTCAGCCACTGCACTTTCTAAATAAAACccttgttttatgcttttaatCCATCATCAAGCATAATGATTAAAGCAAATACATCAAACCTAAACAGTAAGTTACTCTAAAATACATACATATCAAGGCATTCTTTaggatgttcttttttttttttactctccaTCCATTTTATCCAATCAAAGTAGAGATCTTTTTTAGACAATATCAGAGAATAACAAGGGACAGAAAAAAGTTCAAACACCTATGCAGTAGGGAAGACATGCTGAACAGACACCTAAAAACAGGCTATGCAATAGGCCTGTCTGCTGTTTTCATCCCTGTGCTGCTTCTTACCGTAGATGTATGATGCTTGGCAGCTGCTCTACATCTCCCAGGTAGTTGGCCAGCCAGTTCATGGTGTTGCTGACCCCTGACGTGTCTAAGGGCGCAGAGTCCGACGTGGTGAAGTTCTCCCTTTTGATTCTCTCTGGCGTCGCTTCAATTATGTGCTCTGCCAGAGTCATCATATTTACCTGTGTTGTTGAGACAAACAAAGGTCACTGTGGGCAGGATTCACCTTGTAAATTTTTATCAATATATACAGTTAGAGTTACAGTTAGAACGACTGCCTATTTTGGTGTCTGCGTGGTCTAATCTTACAGGTTTAACTGTTTGGccctgtgaaaaaaaaatgttggcttTTATGGCATGGAGACGGGTAATAATGATGACGGTGATATTGCTGGAGGCTAAAATTCTTAATCCAGCACTTCATCTGGTGGAGAAGTCTGATATGGATGCTTGGAATAAACCTTTGGCTATTGAAGTGGATCAATAGAGAGAGTTTATTATGCGGTGATGGTCATCGACAGAGTGCCAGGTTGGCCTGGTGTATAGCGCCAACCCAATGCAAGAGGCTGACATAAAAGAGGTGGCTCTGTACTGTAATATCcaatttgaatttcattttgtcagGCTGTCTTTACTGATGGCTATGCAGCTCTAATGGATGCCACTTGAACAAGCGGTGCCAATAAAAAATCCATACCACATCCTCCCTCCGATAGTGCGTTAAATGCAAATCTACATATCTTCTCACTTTCAATAACTCTTATGAAATATGTTTGAAATGGGGAAAAATACTTTAAACTGATAATTTTTCCCCAGATATTTTATTCCATAGGTGTATGCATCATGTAGTTGTTTCTGCAGCTGACATACAGTTTTTTACAGCAACATCAACTGGCCAAAATTAATCCTTTCGCTTTACTGGAGCCAGGTTTTACATATTTAGCTGACTGActaaactgctattttttaatTCTCACCTGTAGGTCATCCATCTGTGTGAGACAGTCCTGGTTCTCCAGATCCTCTCGATATGACAGCAGTTCTGAATCTGCCATCTCTCTGTCTGCCATTACCAGCATGCCTAGCTGTTCCCGTTGACGCAGTCGGTTGACCAGTTTTTCCTTCCCCAGGCTGCTACTTCCACTGATCCCCAGCGCCTTCCTCCCCAAGTTGCTGCTGGAGAAACTCTCCCTGGAGGTCCACCGGGCTGTTCCTGTACTGCCTCCTGTAGACAGGCCTTTATCTGAGCTCAGGCCTTCTGAGGATAGGCTCTTAGCGCTTGAGGACAActtgtggagctgctgctgctccaggcTCAGAGGAACAGACATGGCCTTGTCAGGCCGGGTCTGAAACAGTTCTGGGTTGGGTTTATGTTTTTTAGCTAGTGGAAGGTCTCTTTGGCCCTCACTGCTGTAGTAGTTGGAGGGTTCTGACCTGGGCCTTCTCaagtctgcaaaaacaaaacacatcacatttcatttttataatacaGATTTAATAATACAGATCTCTTCCAGACAGTGACTCCTCTTCTGCTGCACTGACCTAGGTTGAGGCTGGTGGTGCTGGATGTGGTTGTGGTGGTGACAGGACCTCCTTTCTTGCCACTGGGTGCTACTACGCTGTCGTTTGCCCAGCTGACCATCCAGCTGTCTGTGGTGGGTGCGTCAGGGGCTGGGGAGAAAGACATGTGAGTTGTGGGTGGTAGAGGGGCTGGTGGTTGCTGCTCTTCCCTCTGTAGCTGCTCCAGACATTCTGCCAATTTGGTATGACCACGAGAGCGGGCAATTGACAAGGGTAAGCGGCCCAGAGAATCTGGAATAGCCAGGGCACGTCTGTCCCATTTATACAGGACCACTGCTGCCTCCAGGTGACCAAGTGCACATGCCCACATCTggatggaaaacaaacacacaagacaaatcagtaaagtaaaaataaagccAATCTATCACACAAACTAAGTTGTGCTTCATTATTGCTCACACTAGCTCATGTTAACTCTGTTAACTTCAGCTCTCTTACCAGAGGAGTGCAGGAGAAGTGATCCACATTGAGAGGGTCCACTTCTAATTCCAAATCAATGCTATCAGCATGCTTGGTACTGGGTGGAAGAAAGGAAATAATAAGCATCTCACTTCTATTGAGTGTGGTCTACACCAATTACAAACCAGAGCACCATCACAGAGTATGTAGAGAATTTAATTCTCACCGCCACTTGATGAGTGTCTGGATGAGGGTGGCATAGCCTTGGCCTGCAGCGAGGTGAAGGAGTGTCATGCCTCTGAACGTCTTGGAGTGGATTAAATGTTTGGACTTGGCCCAGCAAGCTCTGCTCATCATCTTCTCACAGACCACCACAACACGACTCTCAAAAGAGCTACTGGCCTGCGTCTGGCCAGATACACacttacatacacacaaaaaaaggaaatcgTTATTGGTTGCCTGTTTATCAAGAACAAGAGTCACTCAGTTCTGTCACATGTAGTTATAGAGTATATTATTCAATCAATAACAAGCCTCCTGTGTCCTGTCACATGCACATTGATTGGCTTCAAGTACAACGTATGAGCAGCATGATGTGCCTTTTTTACCTGTGACTGGCTGTTGTTgcctccccctccacctcctcctccccctcctcctgctccaccacctcctcctcctcctcctcctgctcccccTGTTCCTCCCCCAGCTCCGCCACTCCCCGCACTGCTCGGCTGCTGGTGGCTGGCCATCTCTGccatcctcctctccatctGCTCCAAGCGCTCCAGGATAGACATTCTGAACTGGTTATCTAGGCAAACAGTGGGACAGAAGAAGAACACGTCAGCACACAAGTAGCAtccaatgtgagaaaaaaaaaacatgtctgtgtttgctAATACCAGCACAAACAATCCTGTATCCTGACAAGACAAATGATCATACAGTATGCACCACAAGCTGCACCAATATGTTGCTCTGAGGAGCGTTACGGCTGTCGCAGTGACTTTGTGTTTAATATCATAGAGGCGTACGATCAACCGTTTAGGAACAAATGCTCCAGTCTATTTTTGAAAAACGACAAAGCTGAGGGAAAGTTAATTAGTTTCAGCTATAACACACAAAAACCTTATAATCATTATTTATCTCTCCAGAATGTGACTGAAAACAATAGCATCAATCATTAACTTCCTCAAAACAATTGGCTTTGCTAAAATAATCTTTAAAGCCTATCAATCATCTGCTAATGGCTCCCATCACTGAGCTCCTGCCGCCATCTTTCTCACAGCACTCAGAGAAAGATCCAGCGGACTAAAACAGGTTGAAAGATTGGCCAATGAGCGGGGGCATGTTAAATGTGTCCACCCTTTCACACAGGGCTTCCGACAAGCTCTGAAGGCCTTCTCCAGCTGACTAAGTACAGCCCATTATGGCCACAGAGTCCCAGGCTGTGCTTCTTCCATGCATCTGTAAGGTAGGACGACTGAGAGGTTGACAGTATAGAATCAATCACAACTTGCACCTATCCAGAGTCCTTGAAAATCCAGCCTTTCCATACATCAAGATGGATGGAGTGCATTAGACTTGAGAGTGTTTACATGCTGTTTAGGAGGCAACTTTGTACCACGTGTCACGCGGTACAAAGTGGTTTTATTGGTTGTCTCAGCTCAGGTTTTTAGCCTTCCAACAAGAAAAGCTATTTTCTATGTTAGAAATATAGAACATACTGCATAATTCAAGACCTAACAGAGAAAAGGGCAGAAGTGACTTCTCAAGACTACTTTAattgaaacaaaaataacaaataaatcacTGGCAAATTAAGCAGACTGTATTATTGCCAAGCATGTTTTGATCATTCCACAAGAAGCATTGAGTAGGTATTATTAAAAAGTCCACACACCTATAAACACTGCAATTTAAACCTGGCGCAATAAGTtaatgtaaaactaaaaaacacaggGGTTACTGAAACGTGAAGGAAACCCCCACCACAAACACTCacctacacacaaacaaacaacaagcaCTTGTGAGTATGGGCGTGtgtgtacacagacacacacagagtatgCTGTGTACAGACAGTGGATTGGGATGGGCACAGAGAGCCCACTGCAGCAGGGAGTATAGAAGACTGCATTAGCATTCCCCATTTAGCCACTATGAGGCTGTTTCTGTGGCAACCTGCTGCCGAGCGGTAACTAGGCGACAGGAACATGGCTGTGTGTGTATGGTCTGCCTGTGTGCTATTGGCTTATTGATGAAGGGGAGGAGAAGGACTCAGTacaccagtaaaaaaaaaaaaaaaaaaaaaaaaacatggtgagAGAggcaaacaatgaaaaaatagaGTCTATAAATCCTTTTTCTGTGTACTTGGCCTACTCTCTTTTGTCAGTGTTGATGCCGTAGGTAAGAACCTAAAGACTCCAAGTGGGGAGCCTTCACAGCACGACCCGGTGACATTTGCGCTTTACGGTATCTTGGCAGTCACGGCTCAAGGCTCCACAGAGAGCTAATGCCACAGCGAGACCTCCTATTAGCCACTGTAAAAGAGGTCAAGTAACTTCTGTCATTGAACAGAAAAGCATAATGTCACTGGCTGGTAAATTACTGCTCTCAGTGACAACATGCTGCACAGTGAATAATGGACTTAAAGGACAACAGTGAGGTCCCTGACTTTGATTCCTGTGTGTGCTGTAGACTTCCTCAGTAAGCATGCTGTCGGATCAGCAGATCACTCTGAAATCAAACAGGGAAGCTGCTTATAGTGTTTGCAGTGCTTCTTACTATGTGGGATCAACCTTCACCTGTACACATCGCGGCTTGTGGAGGCTAGAGACGTGAGGAGTTGCGAATCTGTTCTAGACCGAGCGCTCGTGTCAGGAGAGGAGTCAGGGGGCTAAGATAAGTTGCAGCACTACAACCAGCCTCGGTACAAGGCTGTGGTCTTCCTTTCCCTCTGACTGACATGTGGGGAGAGACATGgacagagagatggagggaaagagagaggggggatAGTTAGCAGCGAGCTGACATGTCTTTGTTCAGACCCAGTGCTGCAGTGTGCTGCAGTGCAGATGATGTCATCTCCACCTGCTGCCTGCTGCTCCAAATGCGATGCACGTCCACTGCAGAGGGAGGATGGGGGTAGAGATGAGTgggaggggagagggaggagacaGGGAAGGTGAGCAGCCAAACAGCACTATAACAACATGGTGACGTTGTTTCCGCCCTCCCTCTCTCTGGTTTACTCCCTTGTGACGGTGTGTGGCAGCAGACGTGGTCACTCTCACACATTTACGGCAGACTGTTAGGTGCCGTTTCaatatgcaaacatttttttttagagaactTGAATGAATGGTGTTTAGTCAAATGAAGCGTTAACTTACAGCTGTCATGATACATGTAGGCTGTCTAAAGCCAGACTAAGTTTGTGTGGGTGAATCCCATTCCCTCTCTTGTGGAGCGTTCTAAATCTTCCCATTGCCTTGGTGCTGCATTCCGCTGCTGAATTTGGACACATGCTAACTTTGTCCATCCAAATTGAAAAATACAAGAGAAGAGACAACGCTTCATTTCGTGCTGTATAAAAACCTAAATGGATTTTCATGGTCTGTCTCACACTTCTTGTGTACCTGAACTCATTTCTGGTGAGGGTTATCCTTGGAGTGTTAAGTATTATCCAGTGACAGTTAGTTCTTTAATGAGAACAGCTAACAGAGTTAAGAGGTGACATTCTCCAACAGTCTGTTAGATAAACCAAGAGTGTGCTCTGTAAAAATTGCATCAAATATGCTGCTAAATGTTGACTCGACTTGTCTCCCTTTAGAAGAAAACCTCTCACCTCTGAGACAAAAGTGAGAAGAGGATGGAACCTTTTAATAGAGTCACGGTTGCCTTGACTAAAAATTTTACACAACACACCAAGAAAGTTAACAATGCAGGTCTTGAACTTTTACGACCAATAACAAAGTGAATAATTTTGACTATAGGACAGACGCTCATTAGAATAAATTACTAATGTTGTCATTGACAGTGGTGTGTAACCTGGTCCTGTAGTATAGATTAAGAAAGTCACAAGTCCACCGTGGGAAATGTTTCAATTCATAAAAGCCACAAGAGTACTGTAATACACTTTCTGCATGGTACAACTAGTGCCTGATCTCTGAAGAGTCAGTAAGGTTCCTTAGCTTGTGACGGCTGTTGTGTGTCACTGTGGCTCTGCTGTTACTTCTTATTAGCATCTCTCACAACACACTCATGTCCTCTGAGAGAAGTAAAGAGAAGAGGACCTATAAAATAAATGAGCACTTGGTTTCAATCTACACAAAGTCAAAGGCCTGCCCTGTGTGATCTATCTCATGTCTGGCACATGGCAGCAGCTCCTCATGAGACAGGTTGATATACACAGAGATAAGAAAAGGAAGGACAGGGCTGCTTATTGAGACACAGTGGAGCACAGTGGGAGTGAGAACAGGCTGgagggaagaagaagacagcGGGAGAGATAATAGTAAGGACAGGACAAGGGTGATGTGAGATGAGAGGACAGGAAGAGGGTGATGAAGAGGggtaagaaaaagaagagagatgGGGGGAGGGCAGGAGTTAGAGGACAAATCAAGACAGGGGCTGTCAATGAGACAGGCTGAAGAATGTAGTTGTTGGGTCAAGTTAGAGGAAACGAAGGGCAGCTTGTCTGTCGCCACTCAGAAATGTCAAGGATGAGGGCAACAGAACAATTACTAGAGTCTGAGTGTCTTGAAAACATCTCAATGCTTGTGCACACACTTGGACACCTTTTATTTCACCCCTGGACCATTAAGATTTTGAGTCCAAGTACAAGAAGCCTGTTGAGCATTATATCAAAACACAGCAGAAGGCAGTTTCTTGGACAAACAATGTACACTGGAAGTCATAGTATGTTAGAACCACTAAgggtctgtttgttttcttgttttaaattaaGAATTCTTCCTTAATCATGTTCTTAATTGTCACACACCATTTGTTATTAAAAGGGCCCACTCATCTTTTATCCTAAAAGGACTTACACAGTCATTCATACAGTGAACTTCTGATAGCCAGAGGAAGACATCTTTAATCCTCACTTCTCAACCTCTGGTTCTGCTTATGCCAATCAAGTTCAGTGCTGGACTTCATTATCTTTCCACAGCCAGTCAAATTTTAACATGTAACTCAGCGGAAAGACCAGAGGCCAGCCTCCCTCTGGGTCTCTGTGGGAGCTGATTGACAGGGGCTGGTATTTGTAACCATGCAGAGGAAGGGGCCAGGCTGTCTGGCAGCGGCCCTCACAGCTGGAACACATGGCTATGTGTTGATCAAAGACAGCATGTACTGTCACACGGTGTAATGACCGGTTGTAGTTTTGTTCAGCCCATTACTCTTCCCTGCTTTTAATTATCGTTAGAGGAGTGATAACAGAGATTTTTTACTGTTCAAAGAAGAACACTGCATGTAGCACAGACATCCGTCTTTTTGTAGAATGTGTTATTATGGCATCAAATTTGTGGAGGATgcaatctatccatccatctgctgTGCTGTTTATCTGGTTCAGGGTCACAGGGAAGGGCGAGAGGCTGGGTACACCCTGGACTGGTCATCAATCCATCACAaggctgacacacacaaacagataaatgcATTCACACTCACTCTTATGGGTAATTCAGAGTTTCCAATTCGCTTAACCTGTAAGCCTCGACTGCTATAAGAAGCTGCATCCCCTGGAGGAAACCTCTCAGACAAGCAGTACAGTCAAATCTCCACACAGAAGATAAACAACCAGATTCATACAGATGTAgctttgatttcttttgttaCAAAGCTGCCAAGCAAATATGGCCTCTCTCTCAATCCAAATCATTCTGTCAGCAGACGAATGTTGCCATAGCTTTACTGGTTTTGCTCACATCAATCTGCAACATGCATGAAATAGTAGAAATCCCTCTCAGACAAGGCAAAGAAGCtctgatgtcaacattttaatttcaagaataaaaacaaaggtTTAGGTAGCCATATTAATGTCTTTCTGATAATCCTGACTTTCAGTACATAAACAATTATAAGAGtaatttggaagaaaaaaaagtaatattaaGAATTATTTATATGTCTAGCGTAGCATgatagcactgttgcctcacagctagaaggtcctgggTTAGGATCTTGTCCTTGGGGCTATCTGTGTGGAGATGTTCTCCCTGCATGGATATTTACAGGGGTccccggcttcctcccacagtccaaagacatgctgaggttaattgataattctaaattgtctgtaagtgtgaatgtgagtgtgcctggttgtctgtctttctgtgtggccCTGGGATGGgctagtgacctgtccagggtgtacaCTGCATTCActgtaagtcagctgggatagactccagggcCCCTGCGACCCTATCAAGGATAAAGCGATGTACAGAAATTGGAATTGTATGTCTTGATAGCTCTGTCTCTGGACTatttacacacataaataatttACTTTCACCCAATTTAATAACTGCAAGCAAAGGTCACAGTGCTTCAACACAGCTCTTAACCTACTGGCATTTGTCCAGTTGTATGCTGCAGGTCAAAAAGAGTACAGTCTGAGCGCAGAATAGATACACTGTGTCACATTGAAGGTAAAATGCCAAGAGTGCACACCGTGGGGATTTACTGTCACTGGCTATCACACTAACAGAGTGATACTGTATTGGCGTTATCTCTTGGAAAGTAAGGGAATTGGATTTTATGGGTACTCACTTGATACAGTAACAAGTACATTTCATAAGCCTTCTACTTTGCATAAACAACTACATACTGCTTGGCACATCAGCTGCAGGCAGGAGAGCAAGCGAGAGATGATTGGAGAAATCATTTCAAAGATAAATCAATCCGATATAAAACACCACGGCCCAAGAGACAGGACTTGTCCGAAGCTTTCCATTAATAGTAAGACAATATAGATAGGCTAACTACACTCAGGGATTCTCAGCCTGTTCTGCCTTTTCTCCTAATCTATTTTAACTTTGCACTTAAAATCATAGTTCACTCTTTTGTCACAAACTAGGGCTTTTTATACTGTAGCAACAATTGATGACAGACACCAGAGT
The nucleotide sequence above comes from Amphiprion ocellaris isolate individual 3 ecotype Okinawa chromosome 8, ASM2253959v1, whole genome shotgun sequence. Encoded proteins:
- the camta1a gene encoding calmodulin-binding transcription activator 1 isoform X6 — encoded protein: MGRTEKLSELQSARRRPTKSLSSDPTTRAGRGSLGTAKLQPRIAAYSLLVCRRAYEATDSEPNYTGMTNGRACTHNAGAEEWACLGKHDNQFRMSILERLEQMERRMAEMASHQQPSSAGSGGAGGGTGGAGGGGGGGGGAGGGGGGGGGGGNNSQSQCVSGQTQASSSFESRVVVVCEKMMSRACWAKSKHLIHSKTFRGMTLLHLAAGQGYATLIQTLIKWRTKHADSIDLELEVDPLNVDHFSCTPLMWACALGHLEAAVVLYKWDRRALAIPDSLGRLPLSIARSRGHTKLAECLEQLQREEQQPPAPLPPTTHMSFSPAPDAPTTDSWMVSWANDSVVAPSGKKGGPVTTTTTSSTTSLNLDLRRPRSEPSNYYSSEGQRDLPLAKKHKPNPELFQTRPDKAMSVPLSLEQQQLHKLSSSAKSLSSEGLSSDKGLSTGGSTGTARWTSRESFSSSNLGRKALGISGSSSLGKEKLVNRLRQREQLGMLVMADREMADSELLSYREDLENQDCLTQMDDLQVNMMTLAEHIIEATPERIKRENFTTSDSAPLDTSGVSNTMNWLANYLGDVEQLPSIIHLRSLYNEPLTPSSNPSLSPGASPLREGPLERSTLPSPADWSEFINASNSKVERDLAQLTLSDPEQRELYEAARLVQTAFRKYKGRPLREQQEVAAAVIQRCYKKYKQLTWIALKYALYKKMTQAAILIQSKFRSYHEQKKFQQSKRAAVLIQQYYRSYKEFGRLKPHHHGAAAALVQHKLRGSLLTKRQDQAARKIMRFLRRCRHSPLMDHRLFKRGERIEKGQGT
- the camta1a gene encoding calmodulin-binding transcription activator 1 isoform X7, with the protein product MTPAFPKRQRGCIFLGFELDSLPMENKIEDNQFRMSILERLEQMERRMAEMASHQQPSSAGSGGAGGGTGGAGGGGGGGGGAGGGGGGGGGGGNNSQSQCVSGQTQASSSFESRVVVVCEKMMSRACWAKSKHLIHSKTFRGMTLLHLAAGQGYATLIQTLIKWRTKHADSIDLELEVDPLNVDHFSCTPLMWACALGHLEAAVVLYKWDRRALAIPDSLGRLPLSIARSRGHTKLAECLEQLQREEQQPPAPLPPTTHMSFSPAPDAPTTDSWMVSWANDSVVAPSGKKGGPVTTTTTSSTTSLNLDLRRPRSEPSNYYSSEGQRDLPLAKKHKPNPELFQTRPDKAMSVPLSLEQQQLHKLSSSAKSLSSEGLSSDKGLSTGGSTGTARWTSRESFSSSNLGRKALGISGSSSLGKEKLVNRLRQREQLGMLVMADREMADSELLSYREDLENQDCLTQMDDLQVNMMTLAEHIIEATPERIKRENFTTSDSAPLDTSGVSNTMNWLANYLGDVEQLPSIIHLRSLYNEPLTPSSNPSLSPGASPLREGPLERSTLPSPADWSEFINASNSKVERDLAQLTLSDPEQRELYEAARLVQTAFRKYKGRPLREQQEVAAAVIQRCYKKYKQLTWIALKYALYKKMTQAAILIQSKFRSYHEQKKFQQSKRAAVLIQQYYRSYKEFGRLKPHHHGAAAALVQHKLRGSLLTKRQDQAARKIMRFLRRCRHSPLMDHRLFKRGERIEKGQGT